Proteins from a single region of Mumia flava:
- a CDS encoding DHA2 family efflux MFS transporter permease subunit: protein MTGPQDPTTRGSTDELPDHIDAAVLKIAGAVIIGVIMSILDITVVNVALPTFQEEFGSATEPLEYSHVAWTVTAYTLALATVIPLTGWAADRFGTKRLYVAAISLFTLGSVLCALASDINQLIAFRVVQGLGGGMIMPLGMTIMTRAAGPHRIGRLMAVMGIPMLLGPILGPILGGWLIEIASWHWIFLINLPIGVAAVIYSLMVLPSDRPTPSESFDFLGMLLLSPGLAVFLFGVSSIPEEGTFAAPRVWVSMLVGALLIVAFVFHSFRPEHPLLDLRLFRNRNLTLSVIVMFLFVVAFFGSLLLVPTYFQQVRGESVLQAGLLVAPQGLGAMVTMPIAGRLVDRMPVGRIVPFGFALILLGMFPLTQIESDTDIWKICAALFVMGLGMGATMMPMFTSALKTLTNHEVARGTTLININQQIGSSVGVAVMSVILTNALPPQRLWYAVVETWQDPSLIDQIGGQAAVDALLSEGADAFAQTFWVGLALIAITLIPVAFLPRRKEEAHLLDDEPETGTGESATAPVAPPH from the coding sequence ATGACCGGACCGCAGGACCCGACCACGCGAGGATCGACCGACGAGCTGCCCGATCACATCGACGCCGCCGTGCTGAAGATCGCCGGTGCCGTGATCATCGGCGTGATCATGTCGATCCTCGACATCACCGTGGTCAACGTCGCGCTGCCGACGTTCCAGGAGGAGTTCGGCTCCGCGACCGAGCCTCTGGAGTACAGCCACGTCGCCTGGACCGTGACCGCCTACACGCTCGCGCTCGCGACCGTGATCCCGCTGACGGGGTGGGCGGCCGACCGGTTCGGGACCAAGCGCCTGTACGTCGCCGCGATCTCGCTGTTCACGCTCGGCTCCGTGCTGTGCGCGCTGGCGTCGGACATCAACCAGCTGATCGCGTTCCGGGTCGTCCAGGGCCTGGGCGGCGGCATGATCATGCCGCTCGGCATGACGATCATGACCCGCGCCGCGGGGCCGCACCGGATCGGTCGTCTGATGGCCGTCATGGGGATCCCGATGCTCCTCGGGCCGATCCTGGGTCCGATCCTCGGCGGCTGGCTGATCGAGATCGCGAGCTGGCACTGGATCTTCCTGATCAACCTGCCGATCGGCGTCGCCGCCGTGATCTACTCGTTGATGGTGCTGCCGTCGGACCGCCCGACGCCGTCGGAGTCCTTCGACTTCCTCGGGATGCTGCTGCTCTCGCCGGGCCTGGCCGTCTTCCTCTTCGGGGTCTCGTCGATCCCGGAGGAGGGCACCTTCGCGGCGCCGCGGGTCTGGGTCTCGATGCTCGTCGGCGCGCTGCTGATCGTCGCCTTCGTGTTCCACTCGTTCCGGCCCGAGCACCCGCTGCTGGACCTGCGGCTGTTCCGCAACCGCAACCTGACGCTCTCGGTGATCGTCATGTTCCTGTTCGTCGTGGCGTTCTTCGGGAGCCTGCTGCTCGTCCCGACGTACTTCCAGCAGGTCCGCGGGGAGTCCGTCCTCCAGGCAGGGCTGCTGGTCGCGCCCCAGGGCCTCGGTGCGATGGTGACGATGCCGATCGCGGGGCGCCTCGTCGACCGGATGCCGGTCGGGCGGATCGTCCCGTTCGGCTTCGCGCTGATCCTGCTCGGGATGTTCCCGCTCACCCAGATCGAGTCGGACACCGACATCTGGAAGATCTGCGCGGCGCTGTTCGTGATGGGACTGGGGATGGGCGCGACGATGATGCCGATGTTCACCTCGGCCCTGAAGACCCTGACGAACCACGAGGTCGCTCGCGGCACGACGCTCATCAACATCAACCAGCAGATCGGCAGCTCGGTCGGCGTCGCCGTGATGTCCGTGATCCTGACGAACGCGCTGCCGCCGCAGCGGCTCTGGTACGCCGTCGTCGAGACCTGGCAGGACCCGTCCCTGATCGACCAGATCGGCGGCCAGGCGGCCGTGGACGCGCTCCTGAGCGAGGGCGCGGACGCGTTCGCCCAGACGTTCTGGGTGGGGCTCGCCCTGATCGCGATCACGCTGATCCCGGTTGCGTTCCTGCCCCGCCGCAAGGAAGAGGCGCACCTGCTCGACGACGAGCCGGAGACGGGGACGGGGGAGAGCGCGACGGCGCCCGTCGCCCCACCGCACTGA
- a CDS encoding alpha-ketoglutarate-dependent dioxygenase AlkB: MSAPYRASPYQASLLDTAAEPSLGPLRQALVRHELGRGAWLDVLPRWVDGAGALFEHLHASVPWRADERPMYDRTVAVPRLLAFYGEQQPWPHPAVERMREQLSDHYEAELGERFATAGLCLYRDGRDSVAWHGDRIGRGRSADTMVAIVSLGSPRRLLLRPAGGGASRAYALGSGDLAVMGGTCQRTWEHAIPKTAKAVGPRISVQLRPRGVL, translated from the coding sequence GTGTCCGCTCCGTACCGCGCGTCCCCGTACCAGGCGTCGCTGCTCGACACCGCTGCCGAGCCGTCGCTCGGCCCGCTCAGGCAGGCACTGGTGCGGCACGAGCTCGGGCGCGGGGCCTGGCTGGACGTGCTGCCGCGCTGGGTCGACGGCGCGGGCGCCCTGTTCGAGCATCTTCACGCCTCGGTGCCGTGGCGGGCCGACGAGCGGCCGATGTACGACCGGACGGTCGCCGTGCCGCGACTGCTCGCCTTCTACGGGGAGCAGCAGCCGTGGCCGCACCCGGCGGTCGAGCGGATGCGCGAGCAGCTGAGCGACCACTACGAGGCCGAGCTCGGCGAGCGGTTCGCCACGGCGGGGCTGTGCCTCTACCGCGACGGGCGCGACTCGGTCGCCTGGCACGGCGACCGGATCGGACGCGGCCGCTCGGCGGACACGATGGTCGCGATCGTCTCCCTGGGGTCGCCCCGTCGGCTGCTGCTCCGCCCTGCCGGCGGCGGCGCCTCGCGTGCGTACGCGCTCGGCAGCGGTGACCTGGCGGTGATGGGCGGGACGTGTCAGCGCACCTGGGAGCACGCGATCCCGAAGACCGCCAAGGCAGTCGGACCGCGGATCAGCGTCCAGCTCCGCCCCCGCGGCGTGCTCTGA
- a CDS encoding SDR family oxidoreductase — protein MTEHSSDEARTAVVTGASSGIGEATARRLADAGYRVVCAARRTDRIEALATEISGVAVRCDVTDPDDVARLAEAVGERLDVLVNNAGGAFGQEPIDRTDPDDWSRMYDLNVLGTLRVTQALLPALRAGGAGTVLNVGSIAGHLAYEGGAGYTAAKHGVAMITETLRLELNGEPVRVTEIAPGMVQTDEFSLVRFGGDAQRADAVYAGVPEPLSADDVADAIAWMITRPQHVNVDLLVLKPLAQAAPWKVAREG, from the coding sequence ATGACCGAGCACTCCAGCGACGAGGCGCGCACCGCCGTGGTGACCGGCGCGAGCAGCGGGATCGGGGAAGCCACCGCGCGCAGGCTCGCCGACGCGGGCTACCGGGTCGTGTGCGCCGCGCGTCGCACCGACCGGATCGAGGCGCTCGCCACTGAGATCAGCGGGGTCGCGGTGCGGTGCGACGTGACCGACCCGGACGACGTCGCACGCCTGGCCGAGGCGGTCGGCGAGCGCCTCGACGTGCTCGTGAACAACGCCGGTGGTGCGTTCGGTCAGGAGCCGATCGACCGCACCGACCCCGACGACTGGTCGCGGATGTACGACCTGAACGTGCTCGGGACGCTGCGTGTCACCCAGGCGCTCCTGCCGGCGCTGCGCGCCGGCGGTGCCGGCACCGTGCTGAACGTCGGCTCGATCGCCGGGCACCTCGCGTACGAGGGGGGCGCCGGCTACACCGCGGCGAAGCACGGCGTCGCGATGATCACCGAGACGCTGCGCCTGGAGCTCAACGGCGAGCCCGTCCGCGTCACGGAGATCGCGCCCGGCATGGTGCAGACCGACGAGTTCTCGCTCGTGCGCTTCGGCGGCGACGCGCAGCGCGCCGACGCGGTGTACGCCGGGGTCCCCGAGCCGCTGAGCGCCGACGACGTCGCCGACGCGATCGCGTGGATGATCACCCGGCCGCAGCACGTGAACGTCGACCTGCTGGTCCTCAAGCCGCTCGCCCAGGCGGCGCCGTGGAAGGTCGCACGCGAGGGCTGA
- a CDS encoding DUF2568 domain-containing protein has translation MPVLRSSRQAGVGDRSAVTDERRGAPARVGLLDLLALACELAALALLAAAGWSLGETVALSLLLAVALVGVAGWVWGRWMAPTSSHRLAPVPRTFAKVAFYLAVAGIGVVVGLWIWAVLLLAVALLVQVSRPEE, from the coding sequence ATGCCCGTCCTGCGCTCCAGCAGGCAGGCGGGCGTCGGTGACCGCAGCGCCGTGACGGACGAGCGTCGGGGAGCGCCGGCGCGCGTCGGGCTGCTCGACCTGCTCGCTCTCGCCTGCGAGCTCGCCGCCCTCGCGCTGCTCGCGGCGGCCGGGTGGTCGCTCGGGGAGACGGTGGCACTGTCGCTGCTCCTCGCGGTCGCGCTGGTCGGCGTGGCCGGCTGGGTGTGGGGCCGCTGGATGGCCCCGACCTCGAGCCACCGCCTGGCGCCGGTCCCGCGGACGTTCGCGAAGGTCGCCTTCTACCTCGCGGTGGCGGGCATCGGCGTGGTCGTCGGACTCTGGATCTGGGCCGTCCTGCTCCTGGCGGTCGCGCTGCTGGTCCAGGTGTCGAGGCCGGAGGAGTAG
- the typA gene encoding translational GTPase TypA has translation MPIRTDLRNVAIVAHVDHGKTTLVDAMLRQQGAFSEHGEVADRVMDSGDLEREKGITILAKNTAVSYVGPGAPDGGVTINIIDTPGHADFGGEVERGLSMVDGVVLLVDASEGPLPQTRFVLRKALHAKMPVVLVVNKVDRPDARISEVVDETYELFMDLLDDSTDADALDFPVVYASAKAGRASLEQPTDGGLPDSEDLEPLFTTILDTVPAPTYTEDAPLQAHVTNLDASPFLGRLALIRVHEGTLRKGGQVSWCKRDGSVERVKITELLKTEALERVPAESAGPGDIVAVAGIPEIMIGETLADAEDPQPLPLITVDEPAISMTIGTNTSPLAGREKGTKVTARLVKDRLDRELVGNVSIRVLPTERPDAWEVQGRGELALAILVEQMRREGYELTVGKPEVVTRVVDGKVHEPVERLTIDCPEEYLGTVTQLLAVRRGRMEQMTNHGTGWVRMEFLVPARGLIGFRTEFLTDTRGTGIAHHVFEGYEPWLGDISTRPTGSLVADRAGAASSYAMTSLQERGVMFVEPTTEVYEGMIVGENSRDDDMDVNITKEKKQTNVRSSTADNFEKLIPPKKLSLEQSLEFCRSDECVEVTPSAVRIRKVILDAGERARASRRGPRA, from the coding sequence ATGCCCATCCGCACCGACCTCCGCAACGTCGCGATCGTCGCGCACGTCGACCACGGCAAGACCACCCTGGTCGACGCGATGCTGCGTCAGCAGGGCGCCTTCTCCGAGCACGGCGAGGTGGCCGACCGGGTGATGGACTCCGGCGACCTGGAGCGCGAGAAGGGCATCACCATCCTCGCGAAGAACACCGCGGTCTCCTACGTCGGACCCGGTGCGCCCGACGGCGGCGTCACGATCAACATCATCGACACTCCCGGCCACGCGGACTTCGGCGGCGAGGTGGAGCGCGGCCTGTCGATGGTCGACGGCGTCGTCCTGCTGGTCGACGCCTCGGAGGGCCCGCTGCCGCAGACCCGGTTCGTGCTCCGCAAGGCGCTGCACGCGAAGATGCCGGTCGTTCTCGTCGTGAACAAGGTCGACCGGCCGGACGCGCGCATCTCCGAGGTCGTCGACGAGACGTACGAGCTGTTCATGGACCTGCTCGACGACTCGACCGACGCCGACGCCCTGGACTTCCCGGTCGTGTACGCGTCGGCGAAGGCGGGCCGGGCGTCCCTGGAGCAGCCGACCGACGGCGGTCTGCCGGACAGCGAGGACCTGGAGCCGCTGTTCACCACGATCCTGGACACCGTCCCCGCGCCGACCTACACCGAGGACGCGCCGCTCCAGGCCCACGTCACGAACCTCGACGCCTCGCCGTTCCTCGGACGCCTCGCGCTGATCCGGGTCCACGAGGGCACGCTGCGCAAGGGCGGTCAGGTCTCGTGGTGCAAGCGCGACGGCTCGGTCGAGCGCGTCAAGATCACCGAGCTGCTCAAGACCGAGGCGCTCGAGCGGGTCCCCGCCGAGTCCGCCGGCCCCGGCGACATCGTCGCGGTCGCGGGGATCCCGGAGATCATGATCGGCGAGACCCTCGCGGATGCGGAGGACCCGCAGCCGCTCCCGCTGATCACCGTCGATGAGCCGGCGATCTCGATGACGATCGGCACGAACACCTCACCGCTCGCCGGTCGCGAGAAGGGGACGAAGGTCACCGCGCGGCTGGTCAAGGACCGTCTGGACCGCGAGCTGGTCGGCAACGTGTCGATCCGGGTGCTCCCGACCGAGCGCCCGGACGCCTGGGAGGTCCAGGGCCGCGGCGAGCTGGCGCTGGCGATCCTGGTCGAGCAGATGCGCCGCGAGGGCTACGAGCTGACCGTCGGGAAGCCCGAGGTCGTCACGCGGGTCGTCGACGGCAAGGTGCACGAGCCCGTCGAGCGGCTCACGATCGACTGCCCGGAGGAGTACCTCGGCACCGTGACGCAGCTCCTCGCCGTCCGCAGGGGCCGGATGGAGCAGATGACGAACCACGGCACCGGCTGGGTCCGGATGGAGTTCCTCGTCCCGGCGCGCGGCCTGATCGGCTTCCGGACGGAGTTCCTCACCGACACCCGCGGCACCGGCATCGCGCACCACGTGTTCGAGGGGTACGAGCCGTGGCTCGGCGACATCTCGACGCGTCCGACCGGCTCGCTGGTCGCGGACCGCGCCGGCGCCGCGTCGTCGTACGCGATGACGAGTCTGCAGGAGCGCGGCGTGATGTTCGTCGAGCCGACGACCGAGGTGTACGAGGGCATGATCGTCGGCGAGAACAGCCGTGACGACGACATGGACGTCAACATCACCAAGGAGAAGAAGCAGACGAACGTCCGCTCCTCCACCGCCGACAACTTCGAGAAGCTGATCCCGCCGAAGAAGCTGTCGCTGGAGCAGAGCCTGGAGTTCTGCCGCTCCGACGAGTGCGTCGAGGTCACCCCCTCGGCCGTACGGATCCGCAAGGTGATCCTGGACGCGGGGGAGCGCGCCCGCGCGTCCCGCCGCGGTCCCCGCGCCTGA
- the cysC gene encoding adenylyl-sulfate kinase: MTDQQWTPGARGLADLELVMLDAWPTDRPLELDLPADLSGPVELLDPEGLPLAVHDRSDGSTTVLTTPQYGPFRRYHLSPAQVRDAVPNGFAVLVDRPLTTDDVASITAEETRSGRQVVLLVTTGPDPRRTVTAPALVRATLAALPGRATVAVALAARDDETDDAALRRAVAARYADEVIDLPGTGSLDDAVAAIVDADVPPLDERGLVVFFTGLSGSGKSTLARALYDRVLEEGRRTVTSLDGDVVRHHLSKGLGFSKEDRETNIARIGWVAAEIARHHGLAICSPIAPFDSTRKQVRAMAEGAGATFALVHVATPLEECERRDRKGLYAKARAGQIPEFTGISSPYEVPDDALVAVDTTGRTIEDALTDVVDALIDAGVWRTA, encoded by the coding sequence GTGACCGATCAGCAGTGGACCCCCGGCGCCCGCGGGCTGGCCGACCTCGAGCTCGTCATGCTCGACGCCTGGCCGACCGACCGGCCGCTCGAGCTCGACCTCCCCGCGGACCTCAGCGGCCCCGTCGAGCTTCTCGACCCCGAAGGCCTCCCGCTCGCCGTCCACGACCGCAGCGACGGCAGCACCACCGTCCTCACCACCCCGCAGTACGGCCCGTTCCGTCGCTACCACCTGTCCCCTGCGCAGGTCCGCGATGCAGTCCCGAACGGCTTCGCCGTCCTCGTCGACCGGCCGCTGACCACCGACGACGTCGCTTCGATCACCGCCGAGGAGACGCGCAGCGGCCGCCAGGTCGTGCTGCTCGTGACGACCGGACCCGACCCGCGCCGTACGGTCACGGCCCCTGCCCTCGTCCGGGCCACGCTGGCCGCACTGCCGGGCCGGGCCACCGTCGCGGTCGCGCTCGCCGCGCGCGACGACGAGACCGACGACGCAGCGCTGCGCCGAGCGGTCGCCGCTCGCTACGCCGACGAGGTGATCGACCTCCCCGGGACCGGGTCGCTCGACGATGCCGTCGCAGCGATCGTCGACGCCGACGTCCCGCCGCTCGACGAGCGCGGTCTCGTCGTCTTCTTCACCGGCCTGTCCGGCTCCGGCAAGTCCACGCTCGCCCGCGCGCTGTACGACCGGGTGCTCGAGGAGGGTCGCCGGACCGTCACCTCGCTCGACGGCGACGTGGTCCGTCACCACCTGAGCAAGGGTCTCGGGTTCTCCAAGGAGGACCGCGAGACCAACATCGCCCGGATCGGCTGGGTGGCCGCCGAGATCGCGCGGCACCACGGGCTCGCGATCTGTTCGCCGATCGCGCCGTTCGACTCCACCCGCAAGCAGGTCCGCGCCATGGCCGAGGGGGCCGGTGCGACGTTCGCTCTGGTCCACGTCGCGACGCCGCTGGAGGAGTGCGAGCGGCGCGACCGCAAGGGCCTGTACGCGAAGGCGCGAGCGGGCCAGATCCCCGAGTTCACCGGCATCTCCTCGCCGTACGAGGTCCCGGACGACGCCCTGGTCGCGGTCGACACGACCGGCCGCACCATCGAGGACGCCCTCACCGACGTGGTCGACGCGCTGATCGACGCCGGGGTCTGGAGGACCGCATGA
- a CDS encoding helix-turn-helix domain-containing protein, whose product MAKLSVGKTVGDLGGYLRDQRSQAQLSLRQLADLTGVSNPYLSQIERGLRRPSADVLQQIAKALRISAESLYVQAGLLDPDESPQTGVEAAINLDPRLDAGQRRALLEIYRSFVGDVAGAPDIDEPGTAPENQEFTP is encoded by the coding sequence ATGGCCAAGCTGAGCGTGGGAAAGACCGTGGGAGACCTCGGAGGCTACCTGCGCGACCAGCGGAGCCAGGCGCAGCTGTCGTTGCGGCAGCTCGCCGACCTCACCGGCGTCTCCAACCCCTACCTGAGCCAGATCGAGCGCGGGCTGCGCCGACCCTCCGCCGACGTGCTCCAGCAGATCGCCAAGGCGCTGCGCATCTCGGCCGAGTCGCTCTACGTGCAGGCAGGCCTGCTCGACCCGGACGAGTCACCGCAGACCGGCGTGGAGGCCGCGATCAACCTCGACCCGCGGCTGGACGCCGGGCAGCGACGAGCGCTGCTCGAGATCTACCGCTCGTTCGTCGGCGACGTGGCCGGCGCCCCTGACATCGACGAACCGGGCACCGCCCCGGAGAACCAGGAGTTCACCCCATGA
- a CDS encoding DUF2516 family protein gives MFDLFAVQNSIELLITLVLLVIKGFAFVDAVSRSPQAYVAADKQTKPFWLIVLGLSLLANLLIWAPISLLNLVGTVASLVYLADARPALQQAGGRR, from the coding sequence GTGTTCGATCTCTTCGCGGTGCAGAACAGCATCGAGCTGCTCATCACTCTGGTCCTGCTCGTCATCAAGGGCTTCGCCTTCGTCGACGCCGTGTCGCGGAGCCCGCAGGCGTACGTGGCCGCCGACAAGCAGACGAAGCCGTTCTGGCTGATCGTGCTCGGGTTGTCGCTGCTCGCGAACCTGCTGATCTGGGCACCGATCAGCCTCCTGAACCTGGTCGGCACCGTCGCGTCGCTCGTCTACCTGGCCGATGCCCGTCCTGCGCTCCAGCAGGCAGGCGGGCGTCGGTGA